The genomic stretch GCCATTGAACTGTTCAATCATTACCTTTAGCACTAGTCGGTCTGTCCAATCTAACCCCATCGGGTCTACATTAAAGATTTCCATGGCTTGAGCTGCTACATCCTGGTTAATTTGCTCAATGCCTTTGACTTGAGCATAGTCTCGCACTCGCCTCAGGAGTCGGTTAGCAATTCGAGGTGTGCCACGAGACCGACGGGCAATTTCCTCAGCACCATCTTCCGTTACTGCTGCCTTGAGCAGTTGAGCTGTCCTGGTTACAATTAAACTCAATTCATCGATCTCATAGAAGCGTAAGCGTTGGATCATACCAAAGCGATCGCGTAGGGGTGAGGTTAAGGAACCTACTCGGGTGGTTGCCCCCACTAAGGTAAACTGCGGCAGAGGAATACTACGGGTTTTGGCACTCTGACCCTTACCAATAGTGATATCCAATCGATAGTCTTCCATTGCTGGATATAGCAATTCCTCTGTCATGCGCGATAAACGATGGATTTCGTCTATAAATAAAATATCCCCAGGTTTGAGATTAACCAGAAGCCCCACAATATCTCGTGGACGCTCTAAGGCAGGTGCAGCAGTAATTTTACAATTCACCTCCATCTCAGTTGCCAAAATTAGGGACATGGTTGTTTTCCCTAATCCTGGTGGTCCATACAACAGCAGGTGATCCATGGCCTCATTTCTGGCTTTGGCGGCTTGAATGCCAATTTCCAAAACTCCTTTGAGTTCTTTTTGTCCGATGTAGTCGGCTAAGCGGTGTGGTCTAATACTCTCTTCCTGATGACCAACTTCCTCAGCGGTGGCCGTTGCTAGTAGTAGCTCCCCATCGTTTTGCCTCTGACGGGGTAAGCCGCGACCTTTTCGTTTCTTGCTAGATTTGGGTTCTCTATCTGGGTTTTGGTACTGTTGTCTAAAAGACGTTATGGCCATGGGTCATACTTTATCCTTCATACTTCATACTTAGTTTACTTATGCTGGCTAAGAGAATCTTACCGTGCCTGGATGTAAAAGCTGGGCGAGTTGTTAAAGGGGTCAACTTTGTTAATCTTAAGGACGCTGGTGATCCAGTGGAATTAGCACAAGTTTACAATGATGCTGGTGCAGATGAGCTGGTGTTTTTGGATATAACTGCTACCCATGAAGACCGAGACATTATTATTGATGTAGTCTACCGTACAGCTGAACAAGTGTTTATTCCCTTGACGGTGGGGGGTGGCATCCAGTCTTTGGAAAATATTAAATTATTATTAAGAGCAGGAGCCGATAAAGTTAGTATTAATTCGGCTGCTGTACGCAATCCGGACTTTATTAATCAAGCCAGCGATCGCTTTGGTAATCAGTGCATTGTAGTTGCTATTGATGCTCGTCGTCGGGAAGATCCCCATAACCCCGGTTGGAATGTTTACGTGCGAGGAGGACGTGAGAACACCGGTATTGATGCGATCGCATGGGCAAAAGAGGTGGCACAACGGGGAGCTGGGGAACTTCTGGTTACTAGTATGGATGCGGATGGAACCCAGGCTGGGTATGACTTAGAGCTAACGCGCACTATGGCTGAACAGGTGGAAATTCCTGTGATTGCCTCCGGTGGTGCTGGCAACTGCGATCATATTTATCAGGCTCTGACTGAAGGCAAAGCCGAAGCAGCGTTGCTAGCTTCCCTGTTGCATTACGGGCAACTGAGTGTATCTCAAATTAAAACTTATTTGAACCAGCACCAAATTCCGGTGCGATTGCCATAGTAAACTAATGGATTATTTTTCCGAAAGATTTAAGTTTTGTTGTGTAGTATTAAGTAGTTTAATGGTTTGCAGCGATTTTTATAGCTGCTAAACTAAATATGGATCCAATATTAATTTTTGTAAAAAATGCTGGTGATAATTCTAATATTTGATGTGGCCTTGGTGGCTTGGTCACTGCACCTGATGCAGGAAGCCTTTGATACCCAAGAGTTCTCTCTGATGCTGGCTGGTACCTTAGTAGCTATGTCAGCAGCAGCCATGTTAGTGGTTTATTTTCTGATGAACAGCTGCATGGGGTATCTTACCCAAATGGCTCAGTCTCCCAGCGTATTCTACTGATCGAGATAATTTCATTCTGAAACTACTTGACTTAGCTGAGCTATCAAGGTATACTAGTTAATGGACTATAAAATTACGGGGTTATAGCTCAGTTGGTAGAGCACCTCAATGGCATTGAGGGGGTCAGCGGTTCGAATCCGCTTAGCTCCATATTGTTTAAATATTGATTAAAGGCTGAAGTCTTTTAGCCTGATGGGTTGCCGTAGGGTAGCTTAGCTATCAGTCTTCAGTAATATAGCGCTACGCCCAAGGGCAAGAGGCAAGAGGCAAGAGGCAAAAGTTTACGTGCATTAGCGTTTCAGCTTGTATCAATGTCCTAACTTTAATGCGTAGTGCTATAAGGTTAGAATTTGTTGACGGTTGACCGTTGAGGTGAAACTGTTAAAACAAGCCTTGGGAGTGGCGAGGGGGGAAAACCCGTGAGACTTGATGGTGAGATGTTGAGATGAAAACCTCTTTATCGAAGACGAATTCACCGTAATCGGCGAGGTTATCTAGACCAATCAAATTTAGGATGATCTCAGCCACTAGCCAGGTGGTGACTTTCAGAAATACATTGTTCCACTGATGATTCATTGCTCTGAGGTTTAAACATTTGGTAGGTAGAGGTTTTGTCTGGCTTCTGTTTTTTCAGATGCACCTAAATCTCTACTTCAATTCCAGAGCGACGAATCCGCAAAAAAGTCAAAAACTTTTATTTAATAAAATTTCCCATATTGATTGGTGTTGAAAGTTCACGGTTTAGGGTTGACAGTTGATATCACTTTAGGTTAATCAGTTTGTTTATTAGCGATCGCTTTCTTAATGCAAAGCGCGAGTGGGGGAAACGCCCAAGACCGTAATGGTGCGTTTGACCCGTAATTAAATTCGCCACGGGTCGCACCTCTGCATCGCTTTTTGGGATTTGAACCCGATTTGGGATTATAGCGCTGCATCCTTAACTAACCTTCAGGATTTCAATGGGATCCCCTTGGTGCAATACTTTACCGGCTTCAGAAGCAGGGACGTTTGTATTCACGCTTAATTTGTAGAAATGATTGAAACGAGCGCTGGTTGTCCAGGATGGTAGGCTTTCCTTGCGCTTCGCCATGAAAGTCTTTTGGAAATTATCAGTAGCCTCTCCTGTTTGAGGGTCTCGTGCTAAAACAATACAACGTTGACAAGGATTAATTCCTTCTATCAAAGCTTCCCCTACTTTAAACTGAATAGATTGCCCTGATTCGGAAAACAATTGGTCTTCCCAGAAAGCTGGAACTCCTCCAATTTCTAGATTGGCTCGAACACGACGTCGTATGTCTTCAGCACTTATTTCAGGGAACCAAGAAGCAATGGTTTCAATGGTAGCGCTACTAATAATAGTAGGACCTAGAGCATTGGTATCGTCTGGAAAACCAGTGCTGGTGTTCTGCACGACTTTAACTGGAAAATCGAAGTAATCCTTTAACCAAGCTTCCAGAGCAACTCGCCCGTGATCAATATGAAAGGTAATGTTTTGGTTTGTGCCCTGAATCTGTAGCGATAGCAATTGGGATTGGATATGGAAGACCGACCGCAGCAAGTGAACTTTGGCATTGCGCTTACCATTGACAAATTTACCTTGCTGATCGAATAGGGCAAATTCCCGGTCATGCTTTAGGGCACCACTTTTGAGGAGAGTGGCGGTTTCGAGTTCAATCCGATCTAGGGATTTAATTGGGTAGATATAGATAGCTTTAAGGTAAGGTATGGCAATTTTCATAACGAGTGAGTGACATTGCTTATCCTTTTAAGGCAAAAGGCAAAAGGCAAAAGGCAAAAGGCAAAAGGCAAAAGGCAAAAGGCAAAAGGCAATATTCAAGATTGTTTTAAGCGATGCAGCGCGGTCTTGGGGGTTTCCCCCATGAGCGACTGCATCAAGACAGGGAATCTGCCTCAAAGAAGACTTTACCTCATCATTGCAATCACCGCTATATAATCGCTTATAAATAACAGATAAAGAATGATATAGCAATAATAATCAAGACTCCATCAGCTTTATCCTAGTTGTAAATATTTCTATCAAGTAAAGCATTTTTTTATAAACTTGGTAGGGATCACAGAGCAAACTTATCTAAAATTAGTTAATAAATACATTAATTTATCATAACACCAGGGATATCAAGGAAAGCGATCGCTAATCCCAGCAAGCGATCGCTAATTTTGGTTTTGTTACTTACCTTAAACAAACTTAATAAACTTTAAGTTTTAGCAGAAGAAATTAGTTAAGCGATCGCTAAGTTATAATGACAGCTAATTTATGCTAGTAAGCCAAATATAGAGGGTTTGCCCCGAGTTGGCAATCATGAAGCTGAATCA from Moorena sp. SIOASIH encodes the following:
- a CDS encoding MOSC N-terminal beta barrel domain-containing protein; this translates as MKIAIPYLKAIYIYPIKSLDRIELETATLLKSGALKHDREFALFDQQGKFVNGKRNAKVHLLRSVFHIQSQLLSLQIQGTNQNITFHIDHGRVALEAWLKDYFDFPVKVVQNTSTGFPDDTNALGPTIISSATIETIASWFPEISAEDIRRRVRANLEIGGVPAFWEDQLFSESGQSIQFKVGEALIEGINPCQRCIVLARDPQTGEATDNFQKTFMAKRKESLPSWTTSARFNHFYKLSVNTNVPASEAGKVLHQGDPIEILKVS
- the hisF gene encoding imidazole glycerol phosphate synthase subunit HisF, translated to MLAKRILPCLDVKAGRVVKGVNFVNLKDAGDPVELAQVYNDAGADELVFLDITATHEDRDIIIDVVYRTAEQVFIPLTVGGGIQSLENIKLLLRAGADKVSINSAAVRNPDFINQASDRFGNQCIVVAIDARRREDPHNPGWNVYVRGGRENTGIDAIAWAKEVAQRGAGELLVTSMDADGTQAGYDLELTRTMAEQVEIPVIASGGAGNCDHIYQALTEGKAEAALLASLLHYGQLSVSQIKTYLNQHQIPVRLP
- the ruvB gene encoding Holliday junction branch migration DNA helicase RuvB, whose protein sequence is MAITSFRQQYQNPDREPKSSKKRKGRGLPRQRQNDGELLLATATAEEVGHQEESIRPHRLADYIGQKELKGVLEIGIQAAKARNEAMDHLLLYGPPGLGKTTMSLILATEMEVNCKITAAPALERPRDIVGLLVNLKPGDILFIDEIHRLSRMTEELLYPAMEDYRLDITIGKGQSAKTRSIPLPQFTLVGATTRVGSLTSPLRDRFGMIQRLRFYEIDELSLIVTRTAQLLKAAVTEDGAEEIARRSRGTPRIANRLLRRVRDYAQVKGIEQINQDVAAQAMEIFNVDPMGLDWTDRLVLKVMIEQFNGGPVGLEAVAASTGEDAQTIEEVYEPYLLQIGFLHRTPRGRVATSAARKHLGYE